In Camelus dromedarius isolate mCamDro1 chromosome 7, mCamDro1.pat, whole genome shotgun sequence, the sequence AGAGGCCTCCTTCCGTGGGAACTGAACTTTTCATTTACTGATGGCACTGGTGTACCCTGCTCTCCACAGCCCCCAACAAAAAGAGCTAGAGAGAGCAATGAGACTTTTAAGCAACTAcataagtaattttattttagaatgctTAATTTAGGCAGTTTCCTAGCTCAGACTGAGAGTAGTTCAAGACAGAAATTAgtgttatttatacattttaaaatattatatataaatgaaagaaactgaattcacctcacagttttattataaaaggaacCTTATACTTGAGAACATTTATACTCAATTGTAACAATTATAACTCAGGAATTTAGAGGAAATGATGAAAAGATGTTTGTAATACTAAAGTATAGGTTTAAGCAGCATTCAGACTTTAATTCTTGtgtaataatcatttaaaataaagttgaaattgAATGCCCACTTTAtgtatttagaaatgtattttttgtgtatggcCCTAATTACCCATTTGTGGAAAACTTCTTaacaatttgtcttttttctgtaATTGTTTTTGGCAGTAGAGTGAGGAAAAAGAATGCCTACCTTTGGGAGGcattcctttgggaaaaaaaaagtgtcacgCATAAACAAAGAACTAGAAAGTACAAATCACTGTTGTgattccttttcctgttttttttcccccaaaaggatGGGCAAATAGATGCTGATGAATTGCAGAGATGCCTGACACAGTCGGGCATCGCTGGAGGATACAAACGTAAGTTAACAGCCCCGAAGTATCTCTAGAAGTACTCTAGTATTTCATATTGTAGTTGTTACTTGTAATTATGACAGCTTCAAGGAACCTGAGCTTTTCTGATCCAAAAAACTCATAATTTCAAAAGCTGAATTCGGTTGGttcttttgtatttcaaaatgttCATCTGAGAACAGTTCTTACGAAATCATTCCACGCTACCCACCAGTCTAGTGGGTTTCTTGGATTTGGGTTCTTTGTGTCTGGAACCATTGAAACCAATGAGACAGTCTGTGTGGCCTCCTTCACAGAAGACAAGGTAAGGTGCCGTAATGAAATCTGCCGGCTCGGGTGTCATCAGTGCTTGGAACTAACATTTACTGCTGACTGCCAAGAGCTTATTCTGTCTCAAGTCTGGTGGCACTTAGGGCTTTGAGTGGCTAGTCCTGTGCACCTGGTCCCGGAGTGGCCTGTCCTTCATGCCGAGTTCTGAGTAGTtggccttctcccctctccccacaagtGGCCCTCGTCCTCAACAAATCAGTTTTGCACTGATCTCAGAGCCCCTGACTGAAGCTCACTTTGACATCCCCCAggtctttcctctttcttttcctctttccacaTCAAGCTAAGTGGGATGTGCCCTTCCTGGTTTCTAAACTCTAAACCCTAAACCCCCAGTGTTTCATAGCCTGCGCCCATGCTGACACCGACTTCCCACCTTTGAGCTCTCTGCACCAGCTGCACAGAGGAAACTGCTGCCCGGATGCTGCATCCTGACCAGGGCCTTCTCATCGTCCCACACTCATGCCACATGCTTCTCTTCAAATCACCTTTTGACCCTGCCAAGTATCCAGGATATAGAATTGTGTCTTGGTGGATGTGTGTTACCCACCAGCTTCTTTGCTGGTTGTTAATTGAGACAGAACATCAGATCGAAGCCTCAGCTTCCTGGTAAGCTGTGAATTAAGACACTCAAACTATAAGTCACATCTGAGGACCTGTAGTGGCCGTTTTTGACTGTTTGACCTGGCATATTTACTAGGTAGCTCTCTTTTTAAACTATTTGCATATCTATTTTTATCATCCTTTGTTTTATGACTTCAGTAGCCTACGAATATTTCCTAGTTAGGGGAATTAATACAAAAGAGGAACCTTTTGCATTTCTGTCATTTACTCTGGCCCTGAACAAAAGAAACTCTTTTCTAgattagggaattttttttttttttttttttttttttttttttttttactattgtaGGCAGTACATTTGTTAGTTGTCAAACTCAAGCAGTTGGGGCTGGTCAACAAAGAAGGTCTAATAGCAGGGTTTACAAAAGTGAGCTGTGTCACAACACAGATGGGTTTTCTACATCCTTTCAGCAGAAGAGGTGGGGCAGGTTTCAAAATCTGACTAACAAAGAGGGTTATATATCTTTGGAGAgcagtgcttttaaaaatttcatttgagAGTGCCACATTTAGTGATGGCCTTAGATCTCAGCGTTAGAGAAAAGACCTTTCCTGAGTCATCCGAAGCATGTGATTGAAGTCATTTGCTTACTGTCATCTGGTTGTGGAGGTGGTGATGAACCACAAAACTATCCTGTTTGTGAGGTGTCAGAGTGAGCTTTGTAATGCACAAGTTATGCAGCTGTTGGTCTTTTAAACTCAGCTTTCAAGCCCAAAAGCACAGATGGGGATTGGGGGTGGCAGGGGAGATAGAGAAACCTAAgtgttgggtttgtttttttggttttttggggggtttttttgttttttttttaactttttattttattttattttattttattttatttatttttttgagtgaGTGAGTGGTTGTTCCTCTGGAGTTAGGTTGAAGAGAATTGGAGGTAGGGTCTGTTACACTGTGGATTTCTACTAGAAGAGAAGATGTTTGAGGCATTTTAGCAGAATGAACAGGAGAAAGGAGATAGAAAGGATAAAATTataacaaagattcttttgaaattatttgaagTAGAAGTAGCATTAATAAAAGCTATTTCTGGGGGAAGAGGGGGAATACTGAAAATTGAGCACAAGTTTTCCTCACCCAAACTTATTCAGTGTCAGCTTTCGGAACTCATTGGAACTGCCTGGAATAGTGAattttctgttttgctcactgcccATCTCATTCCCTCCCTTTTAAGTCCTCTCACAAAAGATGACcagatttctgttcttcctgacACACGGCTCTAAcctgtcactctcctcctctaaATATCTTCAGTAGCTCCAAGGTGCCTATGGAGATAAGACAAAAGCTGGGCAGCTTACCAGGAATCCCATGTCCTCAGTACTGCAGCCCCATCCAAGGGTACCTTCTCCCACTCTGTCTGTCTGGACTTCACTGCTTCTCTCTTTGCTTATTCAGCTCCCTGGCTCTATGTGGCTGTCACCAGATGTCCCACGTCTTTCCTATCATTCAAAACTTGGCTTAAATGCTATTTCTCCTATGAAGTCTTTTTTCCCAGGCAGGAGCCTCTTACTCCTCAACATCTCATGGTAGTTTTTGGTgcctccacagtggctgtgccTTGAAGAGAGTTGTATGTGCACATGACTTATCTTTAACTTAGACTGTCAGCTGGGGCAGGGTGCAACCGCACATTTGTACTTCCGATGTCCCTGGTAGACTGAGCCCTGCACAGAATAAGTACTTCATAGGCATTTGATGAGTTAATGAGTATGGAAGATCTcctaaaatggaaaaatcatATACCCTTATTGCTATTTTGACTTAAGGTTGGTATTTACGTAGGGGATCAGTTTTAAGTTTCAGAAAAAATCCaaagattccatttttaaaagcatatccTCCTTGGATTCTTTGAGAGGGGTATACGGCTTCTTCCACGGGGGTGAGAATTCAGTCTCATCCGTTCCTTCATTTGTCCAACCGATGCATTTTTAGTGGACACCCACCACGTGCTAGGTGCTGGGTGTGTGGCCACAAATGGTGCCTGTGGAACAGTGTGAAAAGCACTGGGGTACAGGAAGGACCGAGGCTGTGGGGTCACCTCAGAGGAGCACGTAACCCAGAAAGAGGTCAGGAAAATTTCTCTTGCAGGATTGATAACTAAACTGAGGAGTAATGAATGCTGAGCAGACATGAGGCAGGACCAAGGAGTCTTTTCCAGACAAATAGAACAGCAGGTACAGCAGACCCAGAGATGAGCATGGGCGAGGGTCAGTCAAGGAACTGAGAGAAACTGACCATGAGGATAGCACATGGGGTTGAATGAAGAATCAGAAACTAGCTGGATGGAGAAAATAGGAGCAGGACCTTATATGCCAATGAAGGTGTTTGGACTCCATCCTGAGGGCAGCGGAGCACCTCCCCTGGGGCTTACATAACGAGGGCCCACATTTCCCTGGCTAGAGGATAACCTTAGGGCACACGGGTGTGGGGGACGTGGGAGTCAGGGACACCAGTGAGGTGGCCCTTGGAGTAGAACAGATGAGAGAAATGCCCACTAAACCAAGGATGTGACAGTGGACAGGCATTGGAGGGCTCCTAAAGCTGTTTAGAAGGTGGTCAAGAGTGACGGGAGGAGGAATTACGGACcttcccaggtttctggcttgggtgACTGAGCACCATTCAGAGACATGGGAGAAAGGGAAGCTGGCTGCTTCCTGGACCGCAAAAGCCTTGATCTTCAGCCCAACACAATGGGCTCTGTCCCGTGGTCATCAGGCCCTGGAGAGCTGTAATTCCTACATGGCAGCAGCAAGCGGAAGGCTTGCAAAAACCAGATTGCTGGGCCCTGCCCTAGCGTTGCTCATTCAATTCTGGGGCGAGACCTGAGAATCTGCATCTCTGACCAGTTTCCAGGCAGTGCTGGTCCAGGTTGAACCAGCTGCTTTAATGTGAATATATACCACCTgggggtcttgttaaaatgcagattctgattttgTTGATATAGGGGAAGGCCTGAGATGCTGCAATTATAAACGCTCCCAGGTGATATTAACACAGCTAGTCCAGGAATCACACTTTGAGTGAAACAGTGGTCTCAACCTTGACTGCTCGCTAGAATCATCTGAGAAGCTTTCAGAACAGGCTAATGCCTGAAACCCACActcagattctgatttaattgttctGCGGTGATGGTGACTATACTTAACAATAGTGTACTGTATATTTAAACTGCTGAGATTAAATCTTAAAACTTCTCACCACGCAGAagataactatgtgaggtgatgggttGTTAATTAGCCTTATTGTGGTAGTCATTCTGCAATCTATACGTAgatcaaatcattacattgtacaccttaaacttacacaatgttatatgtcaattgtatctcaataaagctggaaaataatAATTGTTTTGTGGTACAGCCCAGGTCTCAGGATCTTTCAAAGCTTCTGGCTGATTCTGATAAGGACCCAGGGTTGAGAACCGCTGGTCTAGACTAGAGAGACTTCTTACGTCCAGCAACTTAAAACTCAGTGAAGAATCAACCAGCTCTTTCTCAAAAGTGTAGAAAATTGTGTGTGGCCTCCTCTCACTTCAGAGAATTGTATCTGAGGATCAGGTGGAGATTGCAGGACCAAAACAGAAATAGTCCCAATCTTTTATCTCAAGGTTCCAGGAGATGCCAACCACAGGAATCTATTCAAAGTGGAAAAACCTATAGTTTGTAGTGTTTGGCGACATCACAGTAATAAGAGTTAGCTTAGTTGTGTTTTAAATTCACTTTGGTTAAAGATAAAAGTGAAGCTAGTAACAGCTGTGAAAAATGTTAATTCTGTGTGCATCTTAACAAACTTGTAGAATTTAGTCGAGCTTTTCCATGATCCTTGATACTTCTTCCTTCTAGTTTTACAGCTTTTTTGGACCTAGTAACACTTCCTCGAAGTCACGGATTCCCATTAACACAATGTAAAATGCaaggaattctttatttttaacatgctAATGCTTCGGTAGATTACACTAGGCCTTTAACCGATAAGTGGAGTCTAGTTTGGTTGTCTGAGTGAGGTTTGGAAACACCCTCAGGGCGCCCTCAAACTGTAAGTGAACTAAAGAGGCTTCTGAACAGTGCCCATCCCTGAAAAAGTCACTGGGTCTCATCCAGAGTGCTCTCATTTAATGCACAATTCTAGCAAGTGTATTTATCTTAATTGCATATGAAGACAGATGTTAGGCTATTTGAGGTAGAAGGTGAGCATTCAGTGTCtgatattaaaagagaaagaaagaacaaatgatCAGACACAGAAATTAGCAAAAGCAGCTACAGTCAATTGTGCGTAGGAACAAAGCAATCCTACCTTCCTGTTCACCTCGGTGGGTCTAATACATTGTGGTTCATTATGGTGAAATGAACTCACTCTATTACAGTCTCAAAAGCAAGAAAGTTATATAGTACTTTTTAGACACTATATTATAGAGAAGTTTAAGCCGATCCAAAAATAGGGATAATTATGCAGTCAGCTCCTGTGTACCCATCACTCAGCTTCAGCAGTTGTCAGTGTGCTGCCATTCTTGTTTTATCTATAatcctgcccatttttttaaagcaattttcagATCTCTTAACATTCATTTCATCTACAAATAACTTCAGTGTGTACCTTTCTAAAAGATAAGGACACCTTTTCCCCCAACTTCAAAACCATAAGTCACAcctaaaaatattaacagtactatgcaatactttttaaaaagatctctaCATTACtacatatataaacaacaaggacctactacatagcacagtgaactatattcagtgtcttggaATGAGTCATAATGGACAagtaactgaaaaaatatatatgtatgtataactgagtcactttgctgtacatctgaaactaacactaaatcaagtacacttcaattaaaaaataagcataaaaagaTTTCTATTAAAGTTGTTAAAGTCAAATTTGGATTCTAGAAGGAATCCTCTATCTGGAAAATAATCTACTTCAAAACTCCATAAATTTTAGTTTCACATAAATTGAGcagcatataaaaataaaagtgcataAATAATCACATTCCTAAGTGATTTGAATGTATCCAATGTAATGTGAATTTTTGAAGTGGTATTAATATGTATGTACTTTTCTTGATTTAACAGCTTTTAACCTGGAGACTTGCCGGCTTATGGTTTCAATGCTGGATGTATCCTTCACCTTGGTTGCTGTCTATAGTGTTTTTTCtggacacacaaaaaaattatttctgaaggAATTCATCTAAGGATTAATCCCCAGTAAACACAAAGTGACAAATGACTACAAAAACATTTTCTGAACTCATTAGCCTTTAAGATGTCATTTGGtatgaaaaaaggaaggaagcttAGTAAATAGAATGTTGGTTGTTCAAGAATTAGAGGAAGCATCAAAGGTGAACAAGTATAGAAACCAGAGCAGTcaggagggctttttttttttttttttttttttttgctgtaacaTTGATTGCCCTGTGTGATTCACATCTGACCTTCAAGCAATGGGATTTTTCACATCGCAGTTGTTAGACTCAGTTTAGCGAGTGCTGACCCTTCAGTGCCTCCCAACCTTACTTTCAAAAGTGGAAACAGCAGGTCTGGGAGGGCTTACCAAGGGAGGGCAAGGACTAAAGAGGGGTGAGCAGCAGAGCCTGGGCCACCCAGAAAGTGCAGCCCAGTTCTGTCACAAGCCTGCTTGTTATGTGTGGCTCACAATGGCCACGTTATTTCCTCGTAATCACATCACATAGATTATCTTTTTCCCACAGTGAAAATATGTACTCTGAGCTTTTTCTCCACAGGCCCCTTTTTATTATATCATGAGAATATCTTTTTGTTCTAGCCTTCCTAAAAGAATGTGTAACACTCTTAACCTTCTCAGCAGAAAGAACTGTTAAATTCTCTTACCCTTGATCTTTGATTTAATCGTtagaaaatattgcaaaatggAGATGTTCTAATCCTTGATgacagttcagagagatatgtcaGGCACAATGGGCTTCAATGAATTTAAAGAACTCTGGGCTGTCCTGAATGGCTGGAGACAACACTTCATCAGTTTTGACAGCGATCGCAGTGGAACAGTGGATCCCCAAGAACTGCAGAAGGCCCTGACAGCCATGGGTGGGTGTGACTGACTCCATCTCTCTGTTCATCTCTCTGTTCCTTGgtagaagctttttttttttttttaatttctaaaactaAAGGCTACGTGGAGGCAGTCTCTATTTTCTAGAAGTAGCACATATTCATAATTTAAATGAGCCCTCTCAGTCTTAAGACATTGTGTTTTAATGGTTTTTTTGTAATCCTtgaactttctttttccttcctggatgatctttcttcctttcaggaTTTAGGCTGAGTCCCCAGGCTGTGAATTCAATTGCAAAACGATACAGCACCAATGGAAAGATCACCTTCGATGACTACATCGCCTGCTGTGTCAAGCTTCGAGCTCTGACAGGTGTGCCCTTTGAGACTGCTGTTAAGCACATCTAGCAGAATAATTCTGTTttcccagagattttttttttcagtttactaAGTCATCTGCCATTAAAATAATCGTAActaaattttcctaaaatgtcCCCAAACATAACAAGCTGATTGGTGCACTTTTGATCAGAGTATGAGCAGTATTCTGTGATTTCTCCTTAGAATATGAAGTAGCTGAAAAGCGTGAAATTACCCATTGATGgctctctttttctaattcctcctgttggaaaataatttaacatgGTCGTGCCTGTTTCAAATGTCCTTCCTAAACAAGCCTCTGTCAATAATCTccacttttctcttccctctatgcttttcccttcttctgtatgttttttcttgttccatttctctctttagcTTCTTACCCTTTTTCAGAGCtagttttatcttgtttttgtatcctaACACAAATTTAAGGGCAGATTTCTTTATTAAAGTAAATCCTTTTCATTCAGTAAGACAGAGCTCAAACAAATGGAATATTTGATCACAGCCATTTGTCATATTAAGAACACCATCCATCCATTTCCTGATTATATAGTATCTATGTTGTTAAGAAGTCTGAAATTCTCTGCTTTTGCAATTAAGAATGGCCTCAGAAGTCATGCAGCTTTTACTTACTTGAGGTTAAGGTAATTTTCTTCCAGCTCTACGTTGAGAAAGACAGTTGGCCAACTTTTGGGTGTTGTGTAACTTGGTACGTATTAAATCTGTTCACATTAGTACAGTTGGCTTCTTGCTTTGGCCTTTTATTTACGTTGGCTGGTTGTACAATTTAAATGTTACTGCATTTTGAAACCAGTGCCAACATAATTAACCATTATGATTTCAGATAAGATGTTTAAAAACTTATAACTTTTACTGTGGTGTTTTACAGACAGCTTTCGAAGACGGGATACTGCTCAGCAAGGTGTTGTGAATTTCCCGTATGATGACGTAAGTCTCAGTCAATTCAGACCTCAGTAGACAAGAAAGAGGTACAGCAAATGGGCATCCCTTTGAAGCTGGCTATTTAGAATATCTTAGGATGCTGGAACAATCAAGGATTAAATGATCAGAAGGAGTTACTATTCagaattaattaatttcatttattatttgtcttaTCCATAGACCACTGTTTGTTGCATTGAAAAACCTGGGTCAAAGCCCAGCTTATCCCATTTACTAGTTAAGTGTCCCTCTAGGTCACTTAGACAGGGCTCTTTATTGCTCAGGAACTGTTTTAGGAAAGAGGAAGTAGTAGTAATGCCGTCTTCACTGGGCTGTTGTGAGATTTCAATCAGAAATGTCCTTGGAAAACATCACGCAGATGTTGTATCTGCTTTTGCCTTCTTTAAACAGATCGTCTCCGTCCTTGAGAAATCACTTGGGTGGTTCAAGCTGTACTTGCCATACCCGTGTTCTTCATTGAGGACAAACAGCACAAACTTAAGTCATAATTCGAAACAATTTTTTATTAAACAGCCACACTGAATGAGGTAGGGTGAGGCCACGTAACCAGGGTGAACATAAACACCAGCCGTCTTCGATGGCCTTGGTTGGTTAGACATAGCAAAGCTAGGGAGATGTTGTTTCTCCCGTTTTTGCTCAGACATTGATAAAAGAAACCACCTTTAGAATGGAAATCACTGTGATACCTGAACATTCTAAAAGTTTTCTCCATTACAAAGTCCAAAGTTGCACATATTATCGGCCCGCAGCTGCCCTACTTGTGAGTACACTTTACAAAGGCTCACATGTACCTGTGAGTAGCTCTTCTTCTTAAAGGTGCGTACACTTCAGTGTGTGTTAACTTCTCAGGGGCGACAGCCCTGTCTCCGTTTCCACAGATGGAGGGGCAGCCTGTGGAGTTGACGGTGCCCAGGCTCTGGCCTCAGACAGGGCCACTTAAGGGATGTCTGAACATCCTGACCTGAGTTCTTTCCCTGAAGAGGGGGATAATCAGCTCGGCCTTGCAGGAATGCTGGAAGGATTAGCAGTGCCCAGGGTCTCCCTGGTGTTGGAAGAGTGAAAAGGAAAGCTGAGAGAAAAAGCAGagtctgtgcgtgtgtgtttggTGATAGAGCAAACATTTCACAGCAAACACTGACGCTTCTACGCTCGGATTTCTGAATTTCAGGGGAAGGGTCAGGTATTCTGTTTCTGATCATCCATACGCTGGCATGCTAGGATTTATTTTAGTCAAGTGGATTTGAAGGGAATAAACTGTTGAGAGGCGCCCTGATAGAGAGGTGGGTAAGACTGTCAGTTCAGAGATTCCCATGGGATAGAACACTTAAGAAACTGCACTGCTGTTTGTATTTGGGAGTAGGTGCCTTTGACGGTGACCATGTCTAGAGTCCAAGATATTATCTGGAGTGTAAATAATTCTTTATCCATTGGAGTAAGATCGGCTTCCTGCTAGACACTTTTGACATGGGGAACCAATTGGATTTTTTGTTAGATTGCTTCCTTCAAAAAAATGAACCTTTCCACCCATCATTTCCTCTTACTTTTAGAATCTTTTTAAATCCACACTTCAAATTGGAATACCAAAATGTAAGCTGCCTAAAAATAAGCTAAGTTTTCAGTGTTGTGAGGTCTGCAGTCTAACGCTGATGTTTCTTTCAGTTCATTCAGTGCGTCATGAGCGTTTAAATCATGAGGAAGCTGCATGAACAGAATTGACATTCCAACTGGAGTTCTCCTTTGCTCTTTGCCTTCAGTGATGTGTGCAAACTAACACAGCCAGTTTCCCTTAACAGCTGTTGTAAAGGCTTATTACTTTATGTACCACTGAAGTTTCTAGTTTTGATAATAAATTCTTTGGAATGTTATTAATATAAGATCTGGCCTGTTGCACTGTGTAGAACTTTCCTGAGCTCTTGTCCATCATGCCTTACTTTCTTGCTAAGCCTTCTTTTATGTAGATTTAAGTGTGCAAATTGTTTAAGGCACattatgtatttttcattgtaagaTACTAAAACCTCTTCTTCAGactacagctgttgtctttcctCTTTTAGAAGGGCTTTTTTACTAGTCTTGAAAGCTTTAGGTGTGGTGTATTCTTATCATGTAAATGGTTTAGACTACCACTTggatgcaaaaaaagaaaaaacaaaaaccctggtAATCCATTCTCCTCAGTGGAAACTTAGCACAGGATTTAAGGCTTACAAGTATTTTGATGGCTGTATGAATGGACATGTTTAAAAATCTTGAGTGGCAAATACTCTCTGTCAGCAAATTCCTCTTTGTCATCATCCATGTAGACCTTTGTTAACAATACTTAAAAATCTGGTACATTGTGAGCTTAactatgtaaaaaagaaaattaataggaaaagactaaaggaaatatatgaaaatactaaCTATGGTTATTTTTGACTAGTGGGATTCTAGGTGACTAATTCTCTTTATGCCTTTCAGTATCTTCTGAGTTTTCTGTAATGTGTGTGCTTTCCTTTTAAGATCAGAagatgctaatttttaaaatagtgttacATCCACTTTGATATGCCATATGTTCacacttacattaaaaaatatatacagtaaaaGGACTGGAAAGAGTATACATGTATGTTGATGTGGCTTCCAGTGGAGGTCAGGATCAtaagttcattttcctttttcctactgCTCTTCCAAATATGCTCTGATAAGCAAGTATTACATTTATagtggaagactttttttttctttccatttttaagccACGTGCTTTTAAGTAAGATCTGTATTCTAATGCTGGCTATGCCTCTTTCTAAATATGTGGATCGATTATTTTAGATaatctcagagcctcagtttccccatccttgAAAAGGAGGTAATATTTACCCCATAGGGTGGTTCTGAATGAGAAAGTGTGTTGGTACAATAAGCACCAGTaatctttctgtttcttaaatttaAAGCTAACCTGGTTTGCTCTTTTCAGCAAGAGAGCCTAACAGATAAAACAATGAAACCAGGAGGACACCTGTCTTATGTTAGGGCACAGTGGGAGAGTTATCAGATGATCATTAGTTgtcaaagaatgaaaaataaaacattttctaagcATCTTTAGCCTCATTTCactaattattttttcaaatattgctaaatatatacattcattgatACATTCATCAACCCTAACTTATAATTACATATTTCTGTCATCTTACAATGTGAGGCAGCCTGCTGTATATTAATTACATGGTCAGTCTAGGTTTTAGTCCC encodes:
- the SRI gene encoding sorcin isoform X1 — protein: MAFPGHPGAGGGYYSGGYGGAPGGPTFPGQTQDPLYGYFAAVAGQDGQIDADELQRCLTQSGIAGGYKPFNLETCRLMVSMLDRDMSGTMGFNEFKELWAVLNGWRQHFISFDSDRSGTVDPQELQKALTAMGFRLSPQAVNSIAKRYSTNGKITFDDYIACCVKLRALTDSFRRRDTAQQGVVNFPYDDFIQCVMSV
- the SRI gene encoding sorcin isoform X2, whose product is MAFPGHPGAGGGYYSGGYGGAPGGPTFPGQTQDPLYGYFAAVAGQDGQIDADELQRCLTQSGIAGGYKPFNLETCRLMVSMLDRDMSGTMGFNEFKELWAVLNGWRQHFISFDSDRSGTVDPQELQKALTAMGFRLSPQAVNSIAKRYSTNGKITFDDYIACCVKLRALTDSFRRRDTAQQGVVNFPYDDEQH